A section of the Styela clava chromosome 9, kaStyClav1.hap1.2, whole genome shotgun sequence genome encodes:
- the LOC120340028 gene encoding uncharacterized protein LOC120340028 — protein sequence MLFQVPASVSSSISITVSGVEDNTVYALTITSVFDGVAAYQFPQGTTVTSVPSSPSSTVSRDSDVQLTLTILAVDGATSYLVTYIQADCPNCPAQTATSTDTTVVLSELTAYTTYRISAFAVSAAGTSPGTTLSQQTRAGIPTLRDSNYTTSFINTSDTETYPPYYTVTVNNVCEEKPFVFNEDTGVITKMIYIVIQNGSTVSIDLSRFWATSSQEDVSSPYVTLTVPCENNSNRKRRAVVNNGVNIGADNNCQTGTNTECNGPLKPDTAYTIRVCGANEENNSVCTKPSVFVKTDPEPPSRGAGEIAVNVLFSILLLIIIILIIVYYVKRRQSHFEKYRVSKSGKPNSTFESTKSQQECQDPTAESRAQYTEPAVA from the exons atgttatttcagGTTCCAGCATCTGTATCGTCGTCGATATCTATAACGGTTTCAGGTGTTGAAGACAATACTGTTTATGCTCTTACTATTACATCCGTCTTTGACGGAGTTGCAGCATATCAATTCCCACAAGGAACAACCGTTACATCAG TACCTTCAAGTCCGTCATCCACCGTGTCACGTGATAGTGATGTTCAGCTTACACTGACAATACTAGCTGTAGATGGAGCAACATCTTACTTGGTTACATATATACAG GCCGATTGTCCCAACTGCCCTGCTCAGACTGCAACGTCTACTGACACAACTGTGGTTTTGAGTGAACTCACAGCATATACAACATACCG AATATCTGCATTTGCTGTATCCGCAGCTGGAACAAGTCCGGGAACTACCTTATCACAGCAAACAAGGGCAGGAA TTCCTACTCTCAGAGATTCAAACTACACAACATCTTTCATAAATACGAGCGATACAGAGACGTACCCTCCCTATTATACTGTCACAGTAAACAACGTATGTGAAGAAAAGCCTTTTGTATTCAATGAAGATACTGGAGTAATCACAAAAATGATTTATATAGTTATTCAAAATGGATCAACAG TCAGCATTGATTTATCAAGATTTTGGGCAACTTCTTCCCAAGAAGATGTTTCTTCCCCTTATGTTACTCTCACCGTTCCATGCGAAAATAACAGTAATCGAAAAAGGCGTGCTGTTGTGAACAATGGTGTAAATATTG GTGCTGACAATAATTGCCAAACGGGTACGAATACAGAATGTAATGGACCATTGAAACCAGACACAGCTTACACTATACGAGTATGTGGTGCGAATGAAGAAAACAATTCAGTTTGTACTAAACCGAGTGTATTTGTAAAAACTGATCCTGAGCCTCCAT CACGTGGAGCAGGTGAAATAGCTGTGAATGTGCTTTTCTCCATCTTATTACTCATTATCATCATTCTTATTATTGTATATTACGTGAAAAGAAG GCAAtctcattttgaaaaatatagagTATCGAAAAGTGGAAAACCAAACTCAACATTTGAAAGTACGAAGAGTCAACAGGAATGCCAGGATCCAACAGCAGAGTCTCGGGCACAATACACTGAACCCGCAGTT gcgTAA